Proteins encoded in a region of the Bactrocera tryoni isolate S06 chromosome 4, CSIRO_BtryS06_freeze2, whole genome shotgun sequence genome:
- the LOC120775447 gene encoding protein singles bar encodes MSSFGMRGIGQNFGFKLCCCRVCTCVNFGFVNSRVGLLKILQLTLAFLCEGLLVRYGVPAADTIGQALTSMLTTTAYCFTTTTILMICYCFSEKSSSLIRQSLFETLFNAVACSMYFSSSSYMGFACVVWLQPQFLVRPGFWAYPAMTATYYMGYAAGILHAIDAYLAFRYYRGSH; translated from the exons ATGTCTTCATTTGGTATGCGTGGCATTGGCCAAAATTTTGGTTTCAAACTTTGTTGTTGTCGCGTGTGCACTTGCGTCAATTTCGGTTTCGTGAATTCGCGTGTGGGCCTGCTCAAAATACTGCAACTAACTTTGGCCTTCCTATGTGAGGGCCTACTAGTGCGTTATGGCGTGCCGGCAGCGGATACAATTGGACAAGCTTTGACCAGCATGCTGACGACGACCGCCTACTGCTTCACAACCACAACCATACTGATGATATGCTACTGCTTCTCCGAGAAGTCCTCCAGTCTTATTAGACAATCACTCTTC GAGACGCTCTTCAATGCAGTCGCTTGCAGCATGTACTTCAGCTCCTCCAGCTATATGGGTTTCGCCTGTGTTGTATGGCTGCAACCGCAGTTTCTGGTGCGTCCCGGTTTTTGGGCCTATCCCGCAATGACGGCGACTTAT TATATGGGCTATGCGGCGGGCATTTTGCATGCCATCGACGCCTATTTGGCTTTCAGATATTACAGAGGGAGTCATTGA